Proteins encoded by one window of Lates calcarifer isolate ASB-BC8 linkage group LG5, TLL_Latcal_v3, whole genome shotgun sequence:
- the lgsn gene encoding lengsin yields the protein MNDSEDTKEGESRSKDQIDGTGMSVGNRKGVRVTGRYAPPVDWSSRGGGPSIVHSLTSTPIPPDTPTVISIGPLPHRSTERVDDPRLEEPSVEEDWTKEGSSQTRVSYGEMGVPRQTMEELKTILRHSPLLNIRGRDDGKPGSPYTYLHGGSSRSGRGGGGRPDGQQDDGNSHRVFSTFKPHSDASRRGPRSRESTSIQLPSSMDSSSSFRSDANTNRQSGVSAHSYASGGSWEETSASNTDNGNEAVEFAGNQRFFAAMEQIKQQIARENINFVRFEATDLHGVSRSKTVPVRFFHEKAVYGVPMPRSYLELTLSPKSNEVDHASAANFSSDVLLIPDLSTFRVLPWAEQTARVICDPCTVTGNPLRTSPRLIAKQLLGQLQSLGFSLHSSFTYECCVLGAPDRIGPKTLLFPATTLLSNHDLPFFQQLVDSMYCMGADIDSIASASGPGQMEINLRPEFGIAAADSAFTFRTGIKEMARKHSYIASFFTDDGLYNAGVLSHSLWDANGRRSLFHSGEKVGELSEIGRKWLAGLLTHSAALSCLMSPGLGCRSHIAKTIKDPKRMLYATCGSNDNSSSFNIKCHGGRETHIDNKLGSAMANPYIVLAATVAAGLDGIRRNLNVESDLNKAPGQQKEFAIPVKLDDALEALGDDLVIRSTLGEPFVQYFIAMKKFEIETQELDDERNKCLEYFI from the exons ATGAATGACTCTGAAGACACCAAG gagGGCGAGAGTAGGAGCAAAGACCAAATAGATGGCACAGGGATGAGCGTGGGCAACAGGAAAGGAGTGAGGGTGACTGGGAGATATGCACCTCCTGTAgactggagcagcagaggaggaggtccaTCCATCGTCCACTCTCTCACCAGCACCCCCATACCTCCAGACACCCCCACTGTGATCTCCATCGGTCCTCTGCCTCACAGGTCCACCGAACGAGTAGATGATCCCAGGCTGGAAGAGCCGTCTGTTGAGGAAGACTGGACCAAGGAGGGGTCATCTCAAACCAGGGTGTCCTACGGTGAGATGGGTGTCCCCAGGCAGACCATGGAGGAGCTGAAGACCATCCTGAGGCACAGCCCTCTGCTCAACATCCGGGGAAGAGATGACGGGAAGCCAGGGAGTCCGTATACGTACCTCCATGGgggcagcagcaggagtggtagaggtggtggtggtaggCCAGATGGACAGCAGGACGATGGAAACTCCCACAGGGTGTTCAGCACCTTCAAACCCCACTCTGATGCTTCCAGAAGGGGGCCCAGGTCCAGAGAGAGCACATCTATTCAGCTGCCTTCCAGCATGGATTCATCCAGCTCATTCAGGTCTGATGCCAACACAAATAGGCAGTCTGGAGTCAGCGCACACTCATATGCCAGCGGTGGCTCCTGGGAAGAGACAAGCGCTTCTAATACAG ATAACGGGAACGAGGCGGTCGAGTTCGCTGGTAATCAGAGGTTCTTTGCAGCCATGGAGCAAATCAAACAGCAGATCGCCCGAGAGAACATCAACTTTGTGCGCTTCGAGGCCACCGATCTTCACGGGGTGTCGAGGTCCAAGACCGTGCCTGTTCGCTTCTTCCAT GAGAAAGCCGTGTATGGGGTTCCAATGCCGAGAAGTTACTTGGAGTTAACGCTGAGTCCTAAGAGCAATGAAGTGGACCACGCCAGCGCCGCCAACTTCAGCAGTGATGTCCTTTTGATCCCTGACCTTTCGACCTTCAGAGTCCTACCCTGGGCTGAGCAGACAGCCCGGGTTATCTGCGACCCAtgcacagtgacaggaaacccCCTTCGCACCTCACCACGCCTCATCGCCAAGCAGCTCCTTGGTCAGCTCCAAAGCCTGGGATtctccctccactcctccttcACATACGAATGCTGCGTTCTGGGAGCGCCAGATCGAATCGGCCCAAAGACGCTCCTGTTCCCAGCTACCACCCTGCTGAGCAACCACGACCTGCCTTTCTTCCAGCAGCTGGTGGACAGCATGTACTGCATGGGCGCAGACATAGACAGCATTGCCTCTGCCAGCGGGCCCGGCCAGATGGAGATCAACCTGAGGCCAGAGTTTGGGATTGCGGCCGCAGATAGCGCCTTCACCTTCCGCACTGGCATCAAAGAAATGGCTCGTAAACACAGCTACATCGCCAGCTTCTTCACAGATGATGGTCTGTACAATGCTGGGGTGCTTTCTCACAGCTTGTGGGATGCCAATGGGCGACGTAGCCTCTTCCACAGTGGGGAGAAGGTGGGCGAGCTTTCTGAGATAGGCAGGAAATGGCTGGCCGGGCTCCTCACCCATTCTGCCGCCCTTAGCTGCCTGATGTCGCCAGGCCTCGGCTGCCGGAGCCACATTGCCAAGACGATCAAAGACCCCAAACGGATGCTCTACGCCACCTGCGGCAGCAACGATAACAGCAGCTCCTTCAACATCAAATGTCATGGTGGGAGGGAGACACACATTGACAACAAGCTGGGCTCAGCCATGGCCAACCCTTACATCGTGCTGGCCGCCACAGTGGCCGCAGGATTGGACGGCATCAGACGAAACCTGAATGTAGAGAGCGATCTGAACAAAGCCCCTGGTCAGCAGAAGGAATTTGCCATTCCCGTGAAGCTCGATGATGCCCTGGAGGCTCTGGGGGACGATCTTGTAATTCGCAGCACCCTCGGAGAGCCATTTGTTCAGTATTTCATCGCCATGAAAAAGTTTGAGATTGAGACCCAGGAACTGGACGATGAAAGGAACAAGTGCCTGGAGTATTTCATCTAG
- the LOC108880818 gene encoding protein FAM83B gives MESNLSCLSSLKEDDTPLYVQPHYKESYRLAIYALLCGGKEAYEEFLRAEQISHFLSEEEIFFILENAELPVVEDDSEGRRVADDGKPSTYFPTESDEEVPDLDLGWPEVTLEGMDTSISLLFHPPRQNTPTIKEVVRRQIQEARQLIAIAMDVFTDVDIFKELITATLRGVTVYILLDDSHFRSFLTMSHRVGVNIQDFKNIRVRTVQGQQYQCQSGVKFHGGLEQKFMLVDCRTVLYGTYSYTWIYEKINLSMVLVVTGQLVCSYDEEFRRLYARSTVPALLSREQPSFQYPRDNVALQSPNSSQLSLHQIHMKSRVMQGVRSAQDDRFNNTAMLTRGLSVQERLHQSHCPDMGNLVRGHSYGGELQKLNSMTRLRMGTKDMGFPGAPERTGSNLRVGGDLLLTNRLSQQRRHRTLYGADQNLIPFNSETSLHRWKIDTYFNESDMPLDPLCDVISPMGSPFSSQTGLNEHQSQLIHSRSRDIKSRMEEMRQKRLSLQEYASLRQSQESLRAMYPTLDRSKFMSSLRGLDMRQSMAELEPSAQNGRNMESANQKVTEPNKEGDKREQILSDGHRSASHYDVKTVTDRKTMQTYDWHEPLSRTTSAADLDMKLNDPSLKLSHLQSSGLSVQHPRAMESLTEVPEEKEGSNPLVNSSDPAAINNGREETHKKEMAAPKENPARASLPPEPQRQDQAKSHGSVGKVANSLSSTASKEGKKPVTNDVENIPKILNTAAGSQHTVEAKGSHEKQREEPPLQRKNSMRMKVQAMLSSDEKKTSKKDEKEKPLQRKPSLRSQNPSGSNQPLKADHSQASSAAEQTPKKGQSLNTSKSQSSVSSTTETEKHKSGFPRLSPLRSSKRKTNLTAEQDRGSKSALEDEGATVFQTRKEKAYSRYEYLLSNESMRMPAMYSSDKARSSSLNRNNYPVYQTQSGADNKLGRFMQRVGNLISKNK, from the exons ATGGAGTCCAATCTGTCCTGCCTGTCTTCACTGAAAGAAGACGACACTCCGCTTTACGTTCAGCCACATTACAAAGAATCCTACCGCCTGGCCATTTATGCCCTGCTCTGCGGGGGCAAAGAGGCCTACGAGGAGTTCCTCCGAGCCGAGCAGATCAGCCACTtcctgtcagaggaggagatcTTCTTCATCTTGGAAAATGCAGAGCTACCAGTTGTGGAGGACGACTCCGAGGGGAGACGGGTCGCAGACGACGGCAAACCCTCCACCTACTTCCCAACAGAGTCGGACGAGGAGGTGCCAGACCTGGACCTGGGCTGGCCGGAGGTCACGCTGGAGGGCATGGACACCAGCATCAGCCTGCTGTTTCACCCGCCGAGACAAAACACGCCCACCATTAAAGAGGTGGTTCGCAGACAGATTCAGGAGGCGAGGCAG CTAATTGCCATAGCGATGGACGTCTTCACCGACGTCGACATCTTTAAAGAGCTCATCACGGCGACGCTGAGGGGAGTGACGGTCTACATCCTCCTGGACGACTCCCATTTCAGGAGCTTCCTCACCATGTCGCACAGGGTGGGCGTCAACATCCAGGACTTTAAG AACATTCGTGTTCGGACGGTTCAGGGGCAGCAGTACCAGTGTCAGTCTGGGGTGAAGTTTCACGGAGGTTTGGAGCAGAAGTTCATGCTGGTGGACTGCCGAACAGTTTTGTATGGAACTTATAG CTATACATGGATATATGAGAAGATCAACCTCAGCATGGTCTTGGTCGTCACTGGTCAGCTGGTTTGTTCTTATGACGAGGAGTTTCGAAGGCTGTACGCTCGCTCCACAGTTCCTGCACTTCTGTCCAGGGAGCAGCCATCTTTCCAGTACCCGAGAGACAATGTGGCCTTGCAGAGCCCAAACTCCAGCCAACTTTCCCTTCACCAAATTCACATGAAATCCAGAGTGATGCAAGGTGTGAGAAGTGCTCAGGATGATAGGTTCAATAACACCGCCATGCTAACCAGGGGCCTGAGTGTACAGGAAAGGCTGCATCAGTCTCACTGTCCTGACATGGGGAATCTGGTGCGGGGACACAGTTACGGCGGGGAACTGCAGAAGTTAAACTCCATGACTCGGCTGAGGATGGGGACCAAGGACATGGGATTTCCTGGTGCTCCTGAGAGGACTGGTTCAAACCTGAGGGTGGGTGGCGACTTGCTGCTAACAAACAGGTTGTCTCAGCAGCGTCGACATCGCACTCTCTATGGCGCGGACCAAAATCTGATACCGTTCAACTCTGAAACATCACTCCACAGGTGGAAGATCGACACATACTTTAACGAGAGCGATATGCCTCTGGATCCATTGTGCGATGTAATATCCCCCATGGGATCCCCATTTAGCAGTCAAACAGGCTTAAACGAGCATCAGTCACAGCTGATCCACAGCAGGTCGAGAGACATTAAGTCCAGAATGGAAGAAATGAGGCAGAAGAGGCTCAGTCTGCAGGAATATGCCAGTCTTAGGCAGAGCCAAGAGTCCTTGAGGGCTATGTATCCCACTCTAGACAGATCTAAATTCATGTCTTCATTGAGAGGGCTGGACATGAGGCAGAGCATGGCAGAATTAGAGCCAAGTGCACAAAATGGACGTAACATGGAATCAGCCAACCAGAAAGTCACTGAGCCAAACAAGGAGGGCGACAAAAGAGAGCAGATTCTCAGTGATGGCCACCGCTCTGCCTCCCACTATGATGTCAAAACAGTTACAGATCGAAAGACGATGCAGACATACGACTGGCACGAGCCTCTTTCCAGGACAACATCGGCAGCTGACTTAGATATGAAACTGAACGACCCATCGCTCAAGCTCTCTCATTTGCAGTCAAGTGGACTCAGTGTCCAGCACCCAAGAGCGATGGAGTCTTTGACTGAGGTTCCTGAAGAAAAAGAGGGTTCAAACCCTCTTGTCAATAGTTCAGACCCTGCTGCAATCAACAATGGACGTGAGGAAActcacaaaaaagaaatggcTGCTCCAAAGGAGAACCCTGCGAGAGCGAGCTTACCTCCAGAACCACAGCGTCAGGATCAAGCCAAAAGTCATGGTTCTGTAGGAAAGGTGGCCAACAGTTTAAGCTCAACTGCTTCTAAAGAAGGAAAGAAACCAGTAACTAATGATGTAGAAAATATTCCAAAGATTTTAAACACAGCTGCAGGATCTCAGCACACAGTGGAGGCTAAAGGTAGTCACGAGAAGCAGCGAGAAGAACCGCCGCTTCAGAGGAAGAATTCCATGAGAATGAAAGTACAAGCGATGCTCTCatcagatgaaaagaaaacatccaagaaagatgaaaaagagaagCCTCTCCAAAGAAAGCCCTCACTGAGATCACAGAATCCCTCAGGGTCAAACCAACCCCTCAAGGCAGACCACTCACAGGCTTCATCTGCCGCAGAGCAAACACCAAAGAAAGGTCAGTCGCTGAACACCTCCAAGTCGCAGAGCTCTGTCAGTAGCACAACAGAGACTGAGAAGCACAAATCTGGATTCCCAAGATTGTCTCCTCTCCGTTCaagcaaaagaaagacaaacctcacagcagagcaggatCGAGGGTCAAAGAGCGCTCTGGAGGACGAGGGAGCAACTGTCTTTCAAACCAGGAAAGAGAAAGCCTACAGCCGATACGAGTATTTACTTAGCAATGAAAGTATGAGGATGCCAGCCATGTATTCCTCAGACAAAGCCAGGAGCTCTTCCTTGAACAGGAACAACTATCCAGTGTACCAGACACAAAGTGGCGCTGACAACAAACTGGGACGATTCATGCAGCGAGTGGGGAATCTCATAAGCAAGAATAAGTAG